One Sphaerisporangium krabiense DNA segment encodes these proteins:
- a CDS encoding RDD family protein, whose product MDKQPRWTQTWISGTRAAGVDLGYPGERLGLPEEGSGSVGRFGRRIGAIMVDWLICTWAITRGLLQADPRHAAWIGLLVFAAEYVLLVGSIGMTFGMRLFGIRVAALDGGGRPPLGAVLLRTLLLCLAVPALIWDRDQRGLHDRAARTVVVRL is encoded by the coding sequence ATGGACAAGCAGCCCAGGTGGACCCAGACGTGGATCAGCGGCACCCGCGCCGCCGGGGTCGATCTCGGCTACCCGGGCGAGCGCCTCGGCCTCCCGGAGGAGGGCAGCGGCTCGGTCGGCAGGTTCGGCAGGCGGATCGGCGCCATCATGGTCGACTGGCTGATCTGCACGTGGGCGATCACCCGCGGCCTGCTCCAGGCCGACCCGCGCCACGCCGCCTGGATCGGCCTGCTGGTCTTCGCGGCCGAGTACGTGCTGCTGGTCGGCTCGATCGGCATGACGTTCGGCATGCGGCTGTTCGGCATCAGGGTCGCCGCCCTGGACGGCGGCGGCAGGCCGCCGCTCGGCGCCGTCCTGCTGCGCACGCTGCTGCTGTGCCTGGCCGTCCCCGCCTTGATCTGGGACCGCGACCAGCG
- the glnA gene encoding type I glutamate--ammonia ligase: MFSSADEVLKYIKDEGVQFVDVRFTDLPGTTHHFTFPVENFGAGVFSDGLMFDGSSIRGFQAIHESDMLLLPDPSTAVLDPFRKHKTLILNFFVHDPLTGEAYSRDPRNVARKAEEYLKGTGIADTAFFGPEAEFYIFDDVRFASSASESYYHIDSIEGAWNTGKAQEGGNLGYKPRYKGGYFPVPPMDHFTDLRSEMVRKLIDAGIETEMQHHEVGTAGQAEIDFKFGTLLKTADNLMLYKYIIKNTALQNGHTVTFMPKPIFGDNGSGMHCHQSLWKDGEPLFYDEVGYAGLSDMARYYIGGLLKHAPALLAFTNPTVNSYHRLVPGYEAPVNLVYSQRNRSACIRIPITGSNPKAKRIEFRVPDPSCNPYFAFAAQLMAGLDGIRNKIEPPAPVDKDLYELPPEEAGQVPQVPGTLAEVLTALEADHDFLLEGGVFTPDLIETWISYKRENEIDPIRLRPHPHEFELYYDV; the protein is encoded by the coding sequence ATGTTCAGCTCCGCCGACGAAGTCCTGAAGTACATCAAGGACGAAGGGGTGCAGTTCGTCGACGTCAGGTTCACCGACCTGCCCGGCACGACGCACCACTTCACGTTCCCCGTGGAGAACTTCGGGGCCGGCGTCTTCTCCGACGGCCTGATGTTCGACGGGTCCTCGATCCGCGGTTTCCAGGCCATCCACGAGTCGGACATGCTCCTGCTGCCCGACCCGTCCACCGCCGTGCTGGACCCGTTCCGCAAGCACAAGACGCTGATCCTGAACTTCTTCGTGCACGACCCGCTGACCGGCGAGGCCTACAGCCGCGACCCGCGCAACGTCGCCCGCAAGGCCGAGGAGTACCTCAAGGGCACCGGCATCGCCGACACCGCGTTCTTCGGCCCGGAGGCCGAGTTCTACATCTTCGACGACGTGCGCTTCGCCAGCAGCGCCAGCGAGTCGTACTACCACATCGACTCGATCGAGGGCGCCTGGAACACCGGCAAGGCCCAGGAGGGCGGCAACCTCGGGTACAAGCCGCGCTACAAGGGCGGCTACTTCCCCGTCCCGCCGATGGACCACTTCACCGACCTGCGCTCGGAGATGGTGCGCAAGCTGATCGACGCGGGCATCGAGACCGAGATGCAGCACCACGAGGTGGGCACCGCGGGCCAGGCCGAGATCGACTTCAAATTCGGCACGCTGCTCAAGACCGCCGACAACCTGATGCTGTACAAGTACATCATCAAGAACACGGCGCTGCAGAACGGCCACACCGTCACGTTCATGCCCAAGCCGATCTTCGGCGACAACGGCTCCGGCATGCACTGCCACCAGTCCCTGTGGAAGGACGGCGAGCCGCTCTTCTACGACGAGGTCGGCTACGCGGGCCTGTCGGACATGGCGCGCTACTACATCGGCGGCCTGCTCAAGCACGCCCCCGCGCTGCTGGCCTTCACCAACCCGACGGTGAACTCCTACCACCGCCTGGTCCCCGGCTACGAGGCGCCGGTCAACCTGGTGTACTCCCAGCGCAACCGCTCGGCCTGCATCCGCATCCCGATCACCGGGTCCAACCCCAAGGCCAAGCGCATCGAGTTCCGGGTACCCGACCCGTCCTGCAACCCGTACTTCGCGTTCGCCGCGCAGCTCATGGCGGGCCTGGACGGCATCCGCAACAAGATCGAGCCGCCCGCGCCGGTCGACAAGGACCTCTACGAGCTCCCGCCCGAGGAGGCCGGCCAGGTCCCGCAGGTTCCCGGCACCCTGGCCGAGGTCCTCACCGCCCTGGAGGCCGACCACGACTTCCTCCTCGAGGGCGGCGTCTTCACCCCCGACCTGATCGAGACCTGGATCAGCTACAAGCGCGAGAACGAGATCGACCCGATCCGCCTCCGCCCGCACCCGCACGAGTTCGAGCTGTACTACGACGTGTGA